The Streptomyces uncialis genomic interval GCGCCCATACGGCTGCGGCTACGGTCGGCCGTCGGGGTCGGCGGGCGTGCGACGGGGTCGGCCGGGGTCCGCCGGGCGGTCGTCCGCGGGCCGGTCAGTCCGTGGCGCGCAGCCTGCGCCAGACGGCCTTGGCCGCGTTGTGGCCCGACATACCGTGGACACCGGGTCCGGGCGGGGTCGCGGACGAGCACAGGAACACCGCGGGGTGCGGTGTGCGGTAGGGACGGAGTGTCAGCCGGGGGCGCAACAGCAGTTGGAGCCCCGCGGCGGCGCCGCAGGCGATGTCCCCGCCGACGTAGTTGGCGTTGCGGGCGGCGAGCTCCGGGGGGCCGGCGGTGGCCCGGGCGAGGACCCGGTCGCGGAAGCCGGGGGCGAAGCGTTCGAGCTGGCGCTCGACGGCGTCCGTGAGGTCACCGTCCCAGCCGTTCGGCACATGGCCGTAGGCCCAGAACACATGCTTGCCCTCGGGGGCGCGTGAGGGGTCGACGACGCTGGGCTGCACCGTGATCAGGAACGGCGGGTCGGGGGCGCGGCCCTCACGGGAGACGGCGTTCAGGGCGGCGCCGATCTCCTGGCTGCTCGCGGCGACCTGTACGGTCCCGGCGCGGCGGGCCTCCTCGGCGGTCCAGGGCACGGGGCCGTCGAGGGCGTAGTCGACCTTGAAGACGGAGGCGCCGTAGCGGTAGCGCTCGTAATAGCGCCCCAGGCCCGCGATCCGCGCGAGGGCGTGCGGTGAGGTGTCGAAGACGTACGCGCGGGCGGGCGGCAGATCGTCCAGCCGTTTGACCTCGAAGCCGGTGTGGACGGCGCCGCCGAGGTCCCGGAGGTACGCGGTGAGGGCGTCGGAGACGGACTGGGAGCCGCCGCGGGCGACGGGCCAGCCGCGGGCGTGGGCGGCGAGGGCGAAGACCAGGCCGACGGCGCCGGTGGCGATCCCGCCGAGCGGGGCGATCACATGGGCGACGAGTCCGGCGAACAGCGCCTTGGCCCGGTCGTCGTGGAAGCGGCGGGTCAGCCAGGTCGACGGGGGCAGCCCGGTGAGGCCGAACCGCGCGAGGGTCACCGGGTCGCGCGGCAGCGCGGTCAGCGGCAGGGCCATGAAATCGCGGACGAGGGCGTCCCAGCGGGGGGTGAAGGGGGCGACCAGCCGCCGGTAGGCGCCCGCGTCACGGGGGCCGAACGACGCGGCGGTCTCGGCGACGGAGCGGGACAGCACGGCCGCGCTGCCGTCGAGGAAGGGATGGGCCATGGGCAGCGGGGCGTTCAGCCACTCCAGGCCGTACCGCTCCAGGGGCATCGCGTTGAACGCCGGGGAATTGACACCCAGCGGATGGGCCGCCGCACACGGGTCGTGGCGGAAGCCGGGGAGCGTCAGCTCCTCGGTGCGCGCTCCGCCGCCCACGGTGTCCCGGGCCTCGAAGACGGCCACGGAGAAGCCTCTGCGGGCCAGCTCGACGGCGGCCGTCAGTCCGTTCGGTCCCGCGCCCACCACCACAGCATCGAGCATCGACGGCACCTTCGGACTCCTTCGTCAGCCGATGGCCAGGGGCTTCAGGATATGCCCGGCGGGGCGGCGGCGGGGCTGCGGCCCCGGGCGGGGCGGGGCTACGGCCCCGGGCGCAGCAGGCCGAGGACCCGCTCGACGGTGGCGCTGTCGCGGCCCGCGCTGAAGGGCATGGCGTTGCCCCCGGGGAGCGTGAAGGGGGTGCCGTCGAGGGTGGCGTGCGTACCGCCGGCCTCGGCGACGAGCAGCAGGCCCGCGGCGTGGTCCCACGCGCTCTCCCAGGAGAACGCGATGGCGTCCAGCGCGCCCCTGGCTATGGCGAGGTACTCCAGCCCGGCGGAGCCGCAGGGCCGGGCGGCGACGCCCTCGCTGTCGAGGCCGAGCAGGGCCCGCTTCTGGTCGGGCGTGGTGTAGTCGGGGTGGGACATGGCGACCCGCAGGTCCGTGCCGGGGGCGGGCGATCCGGCGGTGAGCCGGGTGCCGTCGAGGAAGGCGCCGCCGCCGCGCACCGCGACGGCCATCTCGCCTAGCACGGGGGCGTACGTCCATGAGGCGAGCAGTTCGCCGTGGCGGGCGAGGGCCACGAGGGTGCAGAACCCGGGGTCGCCGTGGACGAACTGCCGGGTGCCGTCGACCGGGTCGACGATCCAGACGGGGGCGTCACCGGCGAGCGCGCCGTACGTCGACGGGTCGGCGTGGACGGCTTCCTCGCCGACGACGACCGAGCCGGGCAGCAGCGCGGTCAGCGCGCCGGTCAGATGCTTCTCGGCGAGCTGGTCGGCGATGGTCACCAGATCGTGGGGGCCGGTCTTCTGGACGATCTCGTCCACGGCGAGCTGCCGGAACCGCGGCGTGATCTCGGCCGCGGCGGCCTGGCGGACCGCTTCTTCGACATCGGTCAGGTGATGGGCGAGAAAGTCATCGATCATGCCTCCATCGAAGCACGGGCCTCTGACATTCCGTGCCCGGGTGGTGCAGGGTGGGTGGAATCCGTGTGAACGCGGCCCCCGGCGCCGGTCAGCGCGGGCGCCAGGGCGAGGTGCCGACGACATTGCGGGGGCCGACGTCGAGGTGTTCGTCGGGGGTGACGGTGACGCGCGGGGCGCCCGGCCGTGCGGTGACGTGCAGCGCGGTCGACGGCTCGGTGTTCACGCGCCACATCAGGTCGGCCACGGCGGACTGCCGGGGGGCCACGGTGAACGAGGTGGGATCGGCGGCGGGCGGGGCCTGGAACACGTCGTCGAGACCGCGGACCGCGCGGACACCGGGGAGCGGTGCGCCGTCCTCGCCGAGGACGCGGATCACCGGGTAGCCGTCGAGCACGTACGGCTTCTCGCCGCAGTTGGTGAGGGTCAGCGTCATCGTCCGCAGCCCCATCGCGGCGGCGGAGAAATCGGCCCGCAGCCGTACCCCGTCGGCCGGACAGGGCTGGTCGGCGTCCCGCGCGGCGGGGTCGGACGGGGTGGCCGGGCCCGACGCGGTGGGGGCGGGCGTCGGCGGGCCGCCGGGGGTCGCGGGCGCGGGGGTGTGGCGCTGGGTGGGGGGCGGGGGGCGGCCTTCGGGGTCGAGCTCGCGTTCCAGCTCCGTCGGCAGGCCGCACCCGGACAGCGCGAGCGCCGTCAACACGGTGACGGCCAGGGGCTTCCACGACGGTCGCACTCGTATCCCGCTCATCCGCCCGATCATGGCACGCGGCACGCGCGCGTGCCCGTGGCCCCCGCGCGGTTGGGACGGGCAAGGTCGCGGTCATCATCGCAGCAACGGGCATCCGTTGCCCCCGCGCGGGGAGGCGTCCGGGGCCCGCACCCGTGCACGCGGCTGGTCACCGCTCACGCGGGTCCCGGTCACCGGAAGCGCGGGACGACCTCCGCCCCGTAGGCGTCGATGACTTCCTCGCGCGCGTCGTGCATCGCGTACACGGCGAACTGGTCGACGCCGATCTCCCGCAGCTCCAGCAGCCTCTCGATGTGTGCCTCGACGGGTCCGAGCAGACAGAAGCGGTCGACGATCTCGTCGGGCACGAACGCGGTGTCGGGGTTCCCGGCCCGGCCGTGGTGGCTGTAGTCGTAGCCCGCGCGGGACTTGATGTACGCGGTGAGGGCCTCGGGGACGAGACCGGAGTGCTCGCCGTAGCGGGACACCAGGTCCGCGACATGGTTGCCGACCATGCCGCCGAACCAGCGGCACTGGTCGCGCGCGTGGGCGAGGTCGTCGCCCACATAGGCGGGCGCGGCGACACAGATGGTGATGTCGGCGGGGTCGCGTCCCGCCTCGGTGGCGGCGTCCCGGACCGAGCGGACCATCCACTCGGTGAGGTACGGGTCCGCGAGCTGGAGGATGAAGCCGTCGGCCTTGCGGCCCGCGAGGGCGAGCGCCTTGGGCCCGTAGGCGGCCATCCAGACCGGCAGCCGCCCGTCCCTGACCCAGGGCAGCCGCACGGGCGAGCCGTCGACCAGGGCCTCCCGGCCCTCCGCGAGGTCGCGGATGACGTCGATGGCCTCACCGAGCCGCGCCAGGGTGCTGGGTCCCCGTCCGGCGACCCGCATCGCGGAGTCGCCCCGGCCGATACCGCACACCGTGCGGTTGCCGTACATGTCGTTGAGGGTGGCGAAGGTGGAGGCCGTGACCTCCCAGGTGCGGGTGCCGGGGTTGGTGACCATCGGTCCGACGATCAGCTGCTCGGTGTGCTCCAGCACCCGGCTGTGGATGACGTACGGCTCCTGCCACAGGACCGCCGAGTCGAAGGTCCAGCCGTAGCGGAAGCCGTTGCGTTCGGCGCGGCGCATCAGCCCGACGACGGCCGAGGCGGGCGGATCGGTCTGGAGGACGAGTCCGAAGTCCATGGGTGGGCCTCCTGCTTCGTACGGGGTCTGCGTGCGGGGTCTGCGTACCGGGTGCGGGGTCGTGGTCGGGGTCTACGTACCGGTCTGCGTACGCAGACCGTGTACGGGGTCGCGGCCGGGGCCGGGCTCAGCCGAGGTACTGGCAGGTCCCCCGGGGGGTGTAGCGCCCGTGTCCGGCGCGGCCGGTGTACGCGCGCCCGTCGATGACGACCGTCCCGCGCGAGAGCACGGTCTCGACCTGTCCGGTGATCCGCTTGCCCTCGTACGCGGAGTAGTCGACGTTCATGTGGTGGGTGTCCGCGGACAGCACCTGTTCGGCGTGCGGGTCGTACACCACGATGTCGGCGTCCGCGCCGGGCGCGAGGGTGCCCTTCTTCGGGTAGAGCCCGAACATCCGGGCCGGGGCGGCGCAGGCGATGTCGATCCAGCGGCGGCGGCTGATGCGCCCTTCCACGACGGCCTGGTGGAGCAGGTCCATTCGGTTCTCCACCCCGGGCAGTCCGTTGGGGATCTTGGAGAAGTCGCCGCGGCCGAGTTCCTTCTGGCCGCTGAAGCAGAACGGACAGTGGTCCGTGGACACGACCTGGAGGTCGTCGGTGCGCAGTCCGCGCCACAGCGCCCGCTGGTGCTCCTTGGGGCGCAGCGGGGTGGAGCACACGTACTTGGCGCCCTCGAAGCCGGGCGCGGCGAGGTCGTCCGTGGACAGGAACAGGTACTGGGGGCAGGTCTCGCCGAAGACGGGCAGTCCCTTGTCACGGGCGGCGACGAGTTCGGCGACGGCCTCCTCGGCGGACACATGGACGATGTACAGGGGCGCGTCCGCGACCCGGGCGAGCTGGATGGCCCGGTGGGTCGCCTCGGCCTCCAGCAGGGCCCTGCGGACCTCTCCGTGGTGGCGCGGGGAGGTCTCCCCGCGCGCGAGGGCCTGTTCCACGAGGACGTCGATGGCGATGCCGTTCTCGGCGTGCATCATGATCAGCCCGCCGTTGCCGGAGGCGCGTTGCATCGCGCGCAGGATGCGTCCGTCGTCGCTGTAGAAGACCCCGGGGTAGGCCATGAAGAGCTTGAAGGAGGTGACGCCCTCCGAGACGAGCAGGTCCATCTCCTTCAGGGAGTGCTCGTTCACGTCGGAGAGGATCATATGGAAGCCGTAGTCGACGGCGCAGCGGCCGTCGGCCTTGGCGTGCCAGGCGTCCAGTCCGTCGCGCAGGGAGGTGCCGACGCTCTGGACGGCGAAGTCCACGATGGTGGTGGTGCCGCCCCAGGCGGCGGCCCGGGTGCCCGTCTCGAAGGTGTCGGACGCGGCGGTGCCGCCGAACGGCAGTTCCATATGGGTGTGGGCGTCGACGCCGCCCGGGATGACGTACTTGCCGGTCGCGTCGATGATCCGGTCGGCGGTCCACGCGCGCGCGGCGTCCGTCCCGTGCGCGGCGAGCGCGGCGATCCGGCCGTCCTCGACGAGCACGTCGGCGTGGGTCTCCTCGGCGGCGGTGACGACGAGTCCGCCGCGGATCAGGGTGCGGGTGCTCATGGGGGCGCTCCCTCTCGTACGGGTGCGGCACCGCCCCGCGCCGGGGCGGTGCCGGGATGCTCGGGTTACCGGGACCGGTCGTCCCGGAAGGGCGTGCGGGCCGCCCGGACGGCCGGACGGCCCGGGGTGACACCCCGGAGGCCACCCGGCCACGGGGTGCGGCGACAGGGGCCCTACAGGGCCCGCAGGGCGTCCTCCAGGATCACGGCGCCCTGTTCCGCCTCGGCGACGGTCAGGGACAGCGGGGGCGCGATCCGCAGCACGCTGGTGTTGTACGCGCCGCCCTTGCCGATCAGCAGTCCGCCCGCGCGGGCCGCTTCGAGGACGGCGGTCGCGGCGTCGGGGTCGGCCTCGTCGGTGCCGGGCCTCACGAGTTCGATCCCGATCATCAGGCCCCGCCCGCGTACCTCCCGGACGGCCGGGACGCGCGCGGCGGCGGCGCGCAGCCGTTCGATCAGCAGTCCGCCGACCCGGCGGGCGTTGCCCTGGAGGTCGCGTTCGAGGAGGTAGGTGAGGTTGGCGAGTCCGGCGGCCATGGTGACCGGGGAACCGCCGAACGTGGAGATGGAGTTGGCGTCCAGGCAGTTCATGATCTCGGCGCGGGCGACGACCCCGCCGATGGACATGCCGTTGCCGATGCCCTTGGCGAAGGTGATCAGGTCCGGCGGGCCGTTGCGGTCATGGGCCTGCCAGCCCCAGAAGTGGTCGCCGGTGCGGCCCCAGCCGGTCTGCACCTCGTCGCTGATCCACAGGATGCCGTGCCGCTTCAGCACCTCGCGGAACGCCGCGAACAGCCCGTCCGGCGGGGAGGTGAACCCGCCGACGCCCTGCACGGGTTCGGCGATGAGGGCCGCCGCTCCCCCGCGCGTCTGGCCCAGCAGATCCTCCAGATCGGCGGTGCAGGCGTCGATGAACGCGGCGTCGGACAGCTCCGCGTACGGGCCCCGGGTGCGCACGCCCCCGTGCACGTAGAGGGTCTGGAGCGGTGACAGGCTCGTCGGGGACCAGCCCCGGTTGCCGGTGATGCCGACGGCGCTGAAGGAGCGGCCGTGGTAGCTGTTGCGCAGCGCGAGGATCTGGTTGGAGCGGCGGTACGCGGTCGCCAGCAGGAGGGCCGCGTCGTTCGCCTCGGTGCCGGAGGTCGTGAAGAAGACCCGGGCGTCAGGGATTCCGGAGAGCGCGGCGATCCGTTCCGCGAGTTCGACCATCGGCCGGTCGAGGTACAGCGTCGAGGAGTGGATGATCCGTCCGGCCTGCTCGGCGACGGCCTTGGTGACCTCGGGCAGGGCGTGCGCGGTCATCGTGGTGAGGATGCCGCCGAAGAAGTCGAGGTACTTGGTGCCGTCGGCGGCCCAGACATGACGTCCCTCGCCGTGCGTGAGTTCGAGGGGTTCGCGGTAGTACAGGGCCAGCCACTGCGGCAGCACGGCCCGGTGCCGCTCGTACAGCTCGCTCACGGCTGGACCAGCCCTTCGTAGGCGTCGGGGCGGCGGTCGCGGTAGAACGCCCACTGGGTGCGGACCTCGTCGATCAGTCCGAGGTCGAGGTCCCGGACCAGGAGTTCTTCCGCCTGGTCCCCGGCCGGTTCACCGACGAACTGCCCGCGCGGGTCCACGAAGTAGCTGGTGCCGTAGAAGTCGTTGTCGCCGTACTCCTCCCGTCCGACGCGGTTGATCGCGGCGATGAAGTACTCGTTGGCGACGGCCGCCGCGGGCTGTTCGAGCTGCCACAGATGCGCGGAGAGTCCGCGTGACGTGGCGGACGGGTTGTAGACCAGCTGGGCGCCGTTCAGGCCGAGTTGCCGCCAGCCCTCGGGGAAGTGCCGGTCGTAGCAGATGTACACGCCGACGCGTCCCACGGCCGTGTCGAAGACGGGCCAGCCCAGGTTGCCGGGTTTGAAGTAGTACTTCTCCCAGAACCCCTTGACCTGGGGGATGTGGTGCTTGCGGTACTTGCCGAGGTAGCTGCCGTCGGCGTCGATCACGGCCGCGGTGTTGTAGTAGAAGCCCGCCTGTTCGACCTCGAAGACGGGGACGACCATGACCAGGCGCAGCTCGGCGGCGAGCGCCTTCATCCGGGTGACCGTGGGCCCGTCCGGCACCGGTTCCGCCCACCGGTAGTGCTCGGGCTCCTGCACCTGGCAGAAGTACGGGGCGTTGAACACCTCCTGGAACCCGATGACCTCCGCCCCCTGCCGGGCGGCCTCCCGGGCGTGCTCCTCGTGTTTGGCGATCATGGATTCGCTGTCGCCGGTCCAGGTTGCCTGGACCAGTGCGGCGCGGACGACGGGTGCCAAGAGCTGCTCCTTCGACGGGACGCCAGAGAGCCTCTACGCCCGTAGAAGCGGGCCGTAGGGGGACGAACGTAAGCCTGTCCGACGAGTGGGGCAAGACCATCGTCATGAACCGGGTGAGTCGATCTCGATTCCTACCCGGCTGGACGACGACGGCCCACCGCCCGGGCCGGCAGCCCCCGGCCCGGGAGGGCCCGGGGCACCGCGAGGGGTTCGGGCAGGGGTACACGGCCGGGTACGGGCGGGTACGGGCTGAGGGGTACGTAGCCGGGCGGGGCTTCGGCCGGGCGCCGAGCGGGTACGGACCCGGGTTCGGGTCGTCCCTGTCCGGCGGGCCGGACAGGGACGGAGCGCGCCGCCGACCCCGCCGCGGTCGGCGGATCGCATGCGGCCGGTGGGCGAACCACGGCCGGACCGCGAGCGGATCGGCCCGCTCAGGTGTCGATCCCCGCCACCCGCAGGGCGTGGACGAGGTCCCAGCGCCGCTGGTCGGAGACCTTCTCCGCGGCCGCCAGGAGCAGCGGGACCAGCCGTGCCGGATCGGTACCGGCGCAGCGCGCGATCTCCTCCGGGGTCCGCACCCTGACATACGCCTCGACCAGTGCGCGGACCTCGCGGCGGCGGCCCTCGGCGGTGAGTTCGGTGATCACCTCACCGATCTCGGACGGCGGGCGGCCCACCCCCTGGCGCAGCAGCAGCGCGGCGTCCTGGACGCGCCCTGCGGAGGCGAGCACGTCGGCGATCGCGACGAGCCGTTCCACGGGCAGGGACGCCGCCTCCCACAGCAGGGTGGCCCAGTCGGCGGCGAGCCCGGCGCGGTGGAGTCCGGCGGCGAGCAGCGGGAACCGGTCGGCGGGGCCGTACGCGGCCTCCACCAGCACCCCGTGCGCCTCCCCGCCACGGCCCTCGGACCGCAGCCGCACCAACCGGTCGACGGCCTCGGCGGTGGCCCGCAGGGCGGCGCCGTCCGGCGCCGGTTCGGGCGGGGGCGTGCGCTCGCGGCGGCCGAGGGCCCCCGCGAACCGGGCACCGCGCGGTGCCTTGGTCCCGCTCGGTGGCGTGGGCGCAGCTGCCGGACCCGGGTCGGCGCTGTCGTCCGCCCCGGCGAACCGGGCACCGCGCAGCCGGCTGCCCCGGGCGCTGGCGCGGGGCAGGACGGGAGTCGCCGGGCGGGGCGGGGTCACCGGGGCCGGGCGCGGGGGCCGGGTCGGTCCACGGGCCGGGGGCGGCCGTCGGACCGGGGGCGCCCGGGAAGGCGGGGTCCGGGTACGGGGAGCGGGTACCGCGCCCCGGCCCGGGACCGGACACGGGACCGGCACCGGGGGCCGGGGTCCACGCGGCAGGCCCACCCGCCCCCTGCTGGGCCTGCTGGGCCTGCTGGGCCTGCTGGGCCTGCTGGGCCTGCTGGGCCTGCTGGGCCTGCTGGGCCTGCTGGGGGAAGCGTGGTGGACGGGGGTCCGGGGTGCGGGTACCGGGGGCCGGTGCGCCGGGGACCCGGGGCGGGCGTATCACCGGGGTGCCGGGGCCGGGGGGCGTATGGCGGGGATGCCCGCCGGGAATGCCCCGGTCCGGTGCCGGTCGGCCGCCTCCGGTCCCGTCAGGGGCGGGAAGACCGTCGTACCCGGGCCCGGGGGCACCCGGTGCCCCCGGGGCGCCGGAGCCCTGGGGGGCGTACGGCCCGCCCGTGGCGTACCCCGCGGAGGACGGCTCCCGGCCGGGCGCGGGCTCGGCGGAGGTGCGCTCGCCGTCGGGGCCCGAACGGTACGCGCGGGCCGGGCCCGGCCCGTACGGGTGTTCCGGGGCACCTGCGGCGGGGCCGGACGGGACGGGAGCCGGGGCGGCGGTGCCGGACGCGGGGGTCGGGGTGTGCGGGAAGCGGCGCGGGGAACCGGGGCGGTCCGGTCGGCCGTCCGGTGCGGTGCGGTCGGCGGGCCCAGGCGATCCGGGCGCCCGGGGTGCGGTTCGTTCGGCGGTCCGTTCGGCCGGTCGTCCGGCGGGGTGGTCGGCGTCCGGGCGGCCCACCGGGCCCTGGGCGCCGGTCGGGTACGCGGCACGTTCCGCGGGGCGCGGAAGGGGACCGGTCAACGGGTCGTCGTCCCCGGCGGACCGGCGCTGAACGGGTACGACATGCTCGGACCCGGTGCCGTCCGCACCCGTACCCGTACCCGCTCCGGCACCGGCGGACGGCGTGCCCATGGCGCCCGCGCGCCGTTCCAGCTCCGCCAGCCGGGCCCGCAGTTCACCGCAGCGCGCGGTGGCGCGTTCATGGTCGTCCTGGGCCCAGGCCAGATCGCGGCGGTACTCGTCGGCCTCCTCGGGGGAGGCGGCGGTGCCGATCAGCCGTCCGAGCTCCAGTCGGCGCTCCGCCGCGTACCGCTGCTCCCCGAGCATCACGCCGAGCCGTTCGCCGAGCACGTCACGGCCGCCGGGGCGGGTGTCGAAGACACTCAGTGACGCGGCGTGCAACGCACGGGCGCGGGCCGTCTCGATCCGGGCCACGCGGGCGCCCTGATCCGCCGCGAGGTCCTGGAGCAGGGCCTCGACGACATCCCAGGGCGGCACTTCGCGCCCGTCGAGACAGGCCCGCATGCCGTCGGGGTCCCGTTGCCAGAACACACCGCACCAGCCGGCCGCCTGATCCACGCGCGCCAGCAGGTTGTTGAAATAGACCGCGAACTCCCCGATTTGTTCAGGGAGTTGATGCACACTCATCGAAGCTCGCCCCCGTGCGACTGGAGCCCGGCAGTCCGGTAGCCAACACCCACGGTGTTACAGGATGGCTACGCGCCGTTTCCAAAGCACGTCCACGATTCCCGGGCGAATCCGGCCACTCGCGACAGTTCAGGCAGACCAATGTTGCGTCGACCTCGCCCGCGTACCGTCGGCGGCGCAGCCCGAACACGGCGGCGACAGGAGAGCTCCCGGCCCATCATGCGCAGCACGTCTACGACTTGATCACTAGACGCGACTACGGAAAGAGAGCGGGACACCACGGAAGGTGGCCAGGATCACGGCCACCGCTCCCCGGTTCACCCGACCCGCCACCCGCGCCCGCTCACGCCACGACGAGCGCGCAGCGCACGACCAGCTCGTCCAGCGAGAGCCCCAGCACACGGGCCAGCGCGGCGACCGTGAAGAGCGCCGGGGTCGGCGCCCGGCCCGTCTCGATCTTGCGGAGCGTCTCCGGCGAGAGATCCGCCTCGGCGGCGACCTCCGCCATGCTGCGCGCGCCGCGCGCCTCGCGCAGCAGCCGGCCGAGCCGTTCGCCGCGCTCGCGCTCTTCCTGGGTCAGGGGTGTTCGCACCATGGAAGGCATTCTAGCGCCGAACCCCATTCTTATACCGGTATAGTAATTGGCATGGTGGAACTCAAGACGGATGTATCGATCGACGCGATGCGTGTGCCCGGCCGCGTCGTCGCCCAAGCGCTCACGGCCGTACGGCAGGCGGCCCGGGTGGGGGTCTCCCCCCGGCAGCTCGACGTGGTGGCCCGCGAGGTGCTGCACGAGGCGGGGGCGACCTCGCCGTTCCTCGGCTATCACCCGGCGTTCGCGCCGATGCCCTTCCCCGCGGTGCTCTGTGTCTCCGTGAACGACGCGATCGTGCACGGCATCCCCACGGACGAGCCCCTGCGGGACGGTGACCTGGTCTCCGCGGACTTCGGGGCGGCGCTGGGGGGCTGGGTGGGCGACTCGGCCGTCAGCTTCACGGTGGGTACGCCCCGGGCCGCCGACCTCCGGCTGATCGCGACGGCCGAGCGGGCGCTGGCGGCGGGGATCGAGGCGGCCGTGGTCGGCAATCGCATCGGGGACATCGCGCACGCCGTCGGCACGGTGTGCCGGGACGCCGGATACGGCATCCCGGAGGGGTTCGGGGGGCACGGGATCG includes:
- a CDS encoding phytoene desaturase family protein; amino-acid sequence: MLDAVVVGAGPNGLTAAVELARRGFSVAVFEARDTVGGGARTEELTLPGFRHDPCAAAHPLGVNSPAFNAMPLERYGLEWLNAPLPMAHPFLDGSAAVLSRSVAETAASFGPRDAGAYRRLVAPFTPRWDALVRDFMALPLTALPRDPVTLARFGLTGLPPSTWLTRRFHDDRAKALFAGLVAHVIAPLGGIATGAVGLVFALAAHARGWPVARGGSQSVSDALTAYLRDLGGAVHTGFEVKRLDDLPPARAYVFDTSPHALARIAGLGRYYERYRYGASVFKVDYALDGPVPWTAEEARRAGTVQVAASSQEIGAALNAVSREGRAPDPPFLITVQPSVVDPSRAPEGKHVFWAYGHVPNGWDGDLTDAVERQLERFAPGFRDRVLARATAGPPELAARNANYVGGDIACGAAAGLQLLLRPRLTLRPYRTPHPAVFLCSSATPPGPGVHGMSGHNAAKAVWRRLRATD
- a CDS encoding inositol monophosphatase family protein; protein product: MIDDFLAHHLTDVEEAVRQAAAAEITPRFRQLAVDEIVQKTGPHDLVTIADQLAEKHLTGALTALLPGSVVVGEEAVHADPSTYGALAGDAPVWIVDPVDGTRQFVHGDPGFCTLVALARHGELLASWTYAPVLGEMAVAVRGGGAFLDGTRLTAGSPAPGTDLRVAMSHPDYTTPDQKRALLGLDSEGVAARPCGSAGLEYLAIARGALDAIAFSWESAWDHAAGLLLVAEAGGTHATLDGTPFTLPGGNAMPFSAGRDSATVERVLGLLRPGP
- a CDS encoding DUF4232 domain-containing protein, with the protein product MSGIRVRPSWKPLAVTVLTALALSGCGLPTELERELDPEGRPPPPTQRHTPAPATPGGPPTPAPTASGPATPSDPAARDADQPCPADGVRLRADFSAAAMGLRTMTLTLTNCGEKPYVLDGYPVIRVLGEDGAPLPGVRAVRGLDDVFQAPPAADPTSFTVAPRQSAVADLMWRVNTEPSTALHVTARPGAPRVTVTPDEHLDVGPRNVVGTSPWRPR
- a CDS encoding TIGR03842 family LLM class F420-dependent oxidoreductase encodes the protein MDFGLVLQTDPPASAVVGLMRRAERNGFRYGWTFDSAVLWQEPYVIHSRVLEHTEQLIVGPMVTNPGTRTWEVTASTFATLNDMYGNRTVCGIGRGDSAMRVAGRGPSTLARLGEAIDVIRDLAEGREALVDGSPVRLPWVRDGRLPVWMAAYGPKALALAGRKADGFILQLADPYLTEWMVRSVRDAATEAGRDPADITICVAAPAYVGDDLAHARDQCRWFGGMVGNHVADLVSRYGEHSGLVPEALTAYIKSRAGYDYSHHGRAGNPDTAFVPDEIVDRFCLLGPVEAHIERLLELREIGVDQFAVYAMHDAREEVIDAYGAEVVPRFR
- the hydA gene encoding dihydropyrimidinase, with the translated sequence MSTRTLIRGGLVVTAAEETHADVLVEDGRIAALAAHGTDAARAWTADRIIDATGKYVIPGGVDAHTHMELPFGGTAASDTFETGTRAAAWGGTTTIVDFAVQSVGTSLRDGLDAWHAKADGRCAVDYGFHMILSDVNEHSLKEMDLLVSEGVTSFKLFMAYPGVFYSDDGRILRAMQRASGNGGLIMMHAENGIAIDVLVEQALARGETSPRHHGEVRRALLEAEATHRAIQLARVADAPLYIVHVSAEEAVAELVAARDKGLPVFGETCPQYLFLSTDDLAAPGFEGAKYVCSTPLRPKEHQRALWRGLRTDDLQVVSTDHCPFCFSGQKELGRGDFSKIPNGLPGVENRMDLLHQAVVEGRISRRRWIDIACAAPARMFGLYPKKGTLAPGADADIVVYDPHAEQVLSADTHHMNVDYSAYEGKRITGQVETVLSRGTVVIDGRAYTGRAGHGRYTPRGTCQYLG
- a CDS encoding aspartate aminotransferase family protein is translated as MSELYERHRAVLPQWLALYYREPLELTHGEGRHVWAADGTKYLDFFGGILTTMTAHALPEVTKAVAEQAGRIIHSSTLYLDRPMVELAERIAALSGIPDARVFFTTSGTEANDAALLLATAYRRSNQILALRNSYHGRSFSAVGITGNRGWSPTSLSPLQTLYVHGGVRTRGPYAELSDAAFIDACTADLEDLLGQTRGGAAALIAEPVQGVGGFTSPPDGLFAAFREVLKRHGILWISDEVQTGWGRTGDHFWGWQAHDRNGPPDLITFAKGIGNGMSIGGVVARAEIMNCLDANSISTFGGSPVTMAAGLANLTYLLERDLQGNARRVGGLLIERLRAAAARVPAVREVRGRGLMIGIELVRPGTDEADPDAATAVLEAARAGGLLIGKGGAYNTSVLRIAPPLSLTVAEAEQGAVILEDALRAL
- a CDS encoding nitrilase-related carbon-nitrogen hydrolase codes for the protein MAPVVRAALVQATWTGDSESMIAKHEEHAREAARQGAEVIGFQEVFNAPYFCQVQEPEHYRWAEPVPDGPTVTRMKALAAELRLVMVVPVFEVEQAGFYYNTAAVIDADGSYLGKYRKHHIPQVKGFWEKYYFKPGNLGWPVFDTAVGRVGVYICYDRHFPEGWRQLGLNGAQLVYNPSATSRGLSAHLWQLEQPAAAVANEYFIAAINRVGREEYGDNDFYGTSYFVDPRGQFVGEPAGDQAEELLVRDLDLGLIDEVRTQWAFYRDRRPDAYEGLVQP
- a CDS encoding helix-turn-helix domain-containing protein, with amino-acid sequence MVRTPLTQEERERGERLGRLLREARGARSMAEVAAEADLSPETLRKIETGRAPTPALFTVAALARVLGLSLDELVVRCALVVA
- the map gene encoding type I methionyl aminopeptidase yields the protein MVELKTDVSIDAMRVPGRVVAQALTAVRQAARVGVSPRQLDVVAREVLHEAGATSPFLGYHPAFAPMPFPAVLCVSVNDAIVHGIPTDEPLRDGDLVSADFGAALGGWVGDSAVSFTVGTPRAADLRLIATAERALAAGIEAAVVGNRIGDIAHAVGTVCRDAGYGIPEGFGGHGIGRRMHEDPAVPNEGRPGRGMRLRHGMVLAIEPMLIGGGRDGYREAADGWTLVTGDGSRAAHVEHTVAITDTGPRVLTSL